The Paenibacillus sp. RUD330 genome has a segment encoding these proteins:
- the gerQ gene encoding spore coat protein GerQ yields MYSHDGMMIPGAAFMQMPPGVPSGSVITPNAGTITTVPAREESYVENILRLNRSKMATFYMTYENNKEWNAKIFRGVIEAAGRDHIIIRDPATNMRYLLLTLNLDYVTFDGPIAYEYQFQGQTISNLTPETER; encoded by the coding sequence ATGTACAGCCATGACGGCATGATGATTCCGGGAGCCGCATTCATGCAGATGCCTCCGGGCGTTCCGAGCGGATCCGTCATCACGCCCAATGCCGGAACGATCACGACCGTTCCCGCCCGCGAGGAATCGTATGTCGAGAACATCCTGCGCTTGAACCGCAGCAAGATGGCGACGTTCTATATGACGTATGAGAACAACAAGGAATGGAACGCCAAAATTTTCCGCGGCGTCATCGAGGCGGCAGGCCGCGACCATATCATTATCCGCGATCCCGCTACGAATATGCGCTATCTGCTCCTGACGCTGAATCTCGACTATGTCACCTTTGACGGCCCGATCGCCTACGAGTACCAGTTCCAAGGACAGACGATCTCCAATCTGACGCCCGAGACGGAGCGTTAA
- a CDS encoding SCO family protein: MPFIRKHAFKIALFALCAAMGIYLLVSSRADSTQAVNFPQNSPAPEFTLQNALEDGKEVKLADSDGKVRVAYFYWSHCPDVCPATTFILSKVQDKLKEEGLFGDKAELMSITFDPVRDTPEAIRTFASKFHADPAGWLFLRNPDEAATAKLVKDYGLSLLKDADGNYSHNDVFTLIDKKGNIRKYITGGMDQSMTPDQKADSIVTAVKSLLKK; this comes from the coding sequence TTGCCATTCATCCGCAAGCATGCCTTCAAAATCGCCTTGTTCGCGCTTTGCGCCGCCATGGGCATCTATCTGCTCGTTTCAAGCCGGGCAGACAGCACGCAAGCCGTCAATTTTCCGCAAAACAGCCCTGCGCCCGAGTTCACGCTTCAGAACGCATTGGAAGACGGGAAGGAAGTCAAGCTTGCCGATTCGGACGGCAAAGTCCGCGTCGCTTATTTCTACTGGTCTCATTGTCCGGACGTCTGCCCCGCTACGACTTTCATCCTGTCCAAGGTTCAGGACAAGCTGAAGGAGGAAGGGCTGTTCGGCGACAAGGCGGAGCTGATGTCCATCACCTTCGATCCGGTGCGCGACACTCCCGAGGCGATCCGGACCTTCGCCTCCAAATTCCATGCCGACCCGGCGGGCTGGCTGTTCCTGCGCAATCCGGACGAAGCCGCTACGGCCAAGCTGGTCAAGGATTACGGCCTGTCCCTGCTTAAGGATGCCGACGGCAATTACAGCCATAACGACGTGTTCACGCTGATCGACAAGAAGGGCAATATCCGCAAATACATAACCGGCGGCATGGATCAATCGATGACGCCGGACCAAAAGGCGGATTCCATCGTGACCGCCGTCAAAAGCCTGCTGAAAAAATAA
- a CDS encoding DUF5325 family protein gives MSKPLALIYSLLSCVLMVATAISISFSAWLAITLAVATTVFIGLGFMLKSRLKRS, from the coding sequence ATGTCCAAGCCCCTTGCCTTGATTTACTCTCTGCTGTCCTGCGTTCTCATGGTAGCGACCGCAATCTCCATCAGCTTCAGCGCCTGGCTGGCCATTACGCTGGCCGTCGCCACGACGGTGTTCATCGGCCTCGGCTTCATGCTCAAGTCGCGTCTCAAGCGTTCTTGA
- a CDS encoding metal-dependent hydrolase, translating to MDTGTHLVAGLGLAGLSTVDPAVAGNPSLFAAVLAGTIIGSQAPDLDGFLRLKSNAVYIRNHRGASHSLPAVLIWTTLITGAIAWAYQGTLPWLHLAGWVLLAVSAHVFSDCFNTYGTQAARPFTDKWISWNIIHIFDPTIFTGHAIALLLWAFGIFQPQLIFPVLYGLLVAYYVWRTQVHRSVASKLPALDDSHAGGDAYILIPTITLNNWNVVKRLEDGSFMIGDLRRGELKWSGSARCMEHPAIDQSKFDASVKAFLYFTSFACSEVLEHSYGYEVRWFDVRYRHRKQYPFVAVVLMDKDYATLGSYVGWLSDERLQKRLRMNTY from the coding sequence CTGGATACAGGAACGCATCTGGTCGCCGGACTGGGACTCGCCGGGCTCTCGACCGTCGATCCGGCCGTCGCGGGAAACCCGAGTCTGTTCGCGGCCGTTCTGGCGGGCACGATCATCGGATCGCAGGCTCCGGATCTGGACGGCTTCCTTCGGCTCAAAAGCAATGCCGTCTATATCCGCAACCACCGCGGCGCCTCTCATTCCCTGCCCGCCGTCCTCATCTGGACTACGCTGATCACGGGAGCGATCGCTTGGGCGTATCAGGGCACGCTGCCTTGGCTGCATCTGGCCGGGTGGGTGCTGCTCGCGGTATCGGCCCATGTTTTCTCGGATTGCTTCAATACCTACGGAACCCAGGCGGCAAGACCCTTTACGGACAAATGGATTTCGTGGAACATCATCCACATTTTCGATCCGACTATTTTTACCGGCCATGCGATCGCCTTGCTGCTCTGGGCTTTCGGGATATTCCAGCCGCAGCTCATCTTTCCGGTGCTGTACGGCCTGCTCGTAGCCTATTACGTCTGGAGAACGCAGGTCCATCGAAGCGTGGCGAGCAAGCTGCCGGCGCTGGACGATTCCCATGCCGGAGGAGACGCCTATATTCTCATCCCGACGATTACGCTGAACAATTGGAATGTAGTCAAGCGGCTGGAGGACGGAAGCTTCATGATCGGCGACTTGCGCAGGGGCGAGCTCAAATGGTCCGGCAGCGCGCGCTGCATGGAGCATCCCGCGATCGACCAGTCGAAGTTCGACGCATCCGTCAAAGCGTTCCTCTACTTCACCTCGTTCGCCTGCTCCGAGGTGCTGGAGCATTCGTACGGCTACGAGGTGCGATGGTTCGATGTGCGCTATCGCCACCGCAAGCAATACCCGTTCGTAGCGGTCGTTCTGATGGACAAGGATTACGCCACGCTCGGCTCCTATGTCGGATGGCTGAGCGACGAAAGGCTGCAGAAGAGGCTGCGCATGAACACCTATTGA
- the cyoE gene encoding heme o synthase, with the protein MWKDLIALTKPGIVRMNAFAAFGGFWVASQWSIDWLKLLWMLIGTSLTMASACVINNYWDRELDLKMERTRNRALPTGRLKPGFVITYGIILGIAGLAVLFTLVNVLSGWLGLLGWFVYIVIYTIWLKRSSTWSTSIGGVSGAMPPVIGYCAVTGQVDAGAWLLFAFLFLWQPAHFWSLAIRRVEEYRAAGYPLLPVVKGIKRTKLQMIPYVLLLIPTVILLYTYGYTGQWFLWVSGLLTVIWFAHTLTGMRAKTEQETEKWAKVNFLISVNYLLVVFLLMIANTYREPGAAFISSILP; encoded by the coding sequence GTGTGGAAAGACTTGATTGCCCTTACCAAGCCCGGAATCGTACGCATGAACGCTTTCGCGGCTTTTGGCGGATTTTGGGTAGCTTCCCAGTGGAGCATCGACTGGCTGAAGCTGCTATGGATGCTGATCGGAACTTCACTGACGATGGCTTCTGCCTGCGTCATTAACAATTACTGGGACCGCGAGCTCGACCTCAAGATGGAGCGGACCCGCAACCGCGCGCTGCCGACAGGGCGGCTGAAGCCGGGATTCGTCATTACTTACGGCATCATTCTCGGAATTGCCGGCCTTGCCGTGCTGTTTACCCTGGTGAACGTCCTTTCCGGCTGGCTGGGACTGCTGGGCTGGTTCGTCTATATCGTCATCTATACGATCTGGCTCAAGCGGAGCTCGACCTGGAGCACGTCCATCGGGGGCGTATCCGGAGCGATGCCGCCGGTCATCGGCTACTGCGCCGTCACCGGGCAGGTGGATGCCGGAGCGTGGCTGCTCTTCGCCTTCCTATTCCTCTGGCAGCCGGCCCACTTCTGGTCGCTGGCGATTCGCCGCGTAGAGGAATACCGCGCAGCGGGCTATCCGCTGCTGCCGGTCGTCAAAGGCATCAAGCGGACCAAGCTGCAGATGATTCCTTATGTGCTGCTGCTCATTCCTACCGTCATCCTGCTCTACACCTATGGCTACACGGGCCAATGGTTCCTATGGGTTTCCGGGCTGCTTACCGTCATCTGGTTCGCCCACACCTTGACCGGCATGCGCGCGAAAACCGAACAGGAAACCGAGAAATGGGCCAAGGTCAATTTCCTTATTTCCGTCAACTACCTGCTTGTCGTTTTCCTGCTCATGATCGCCAACACGTACAGGGAGCCTGGCGCGGCGTTCATTTCAAGCATCCTGCCTTGA
- a CDS encoding cell wall hydrolase produces the protein MAVIKTNDADTKLLARLMRAEAEGEGELGMLMVGNVGVNRVLGNCLDFRNIRSIPDMVYQSPGGYEAVQKSYFYQKARDKEIRLAKRVIGGERQHPASNALWFFRPSGDCPDTWYNQGNTGRYKAHCFFAPTSGDCPDVY, from the coding sequence ATGGCTGTCATCAAGACCAACGATGCGGACACCAAGCTGCTTGCCCGGCTGATGCGGGCGGAAGCGGAAGGGGAGGGCGAGCTCGGCATGCTGATGGTGGGCAACGTCGGCGTCAACCGGGTACTCGGCAACTGCCTCGATTTCCGCAATATTCGGTCCATTCCGGACATGGTGTACCAGAGTCCCGGAGGATACGAGGCCGTCCAGAAGAGCTACTTCTATCAAAAGGCCAGGGACAAGGAAATCCGGCTGGCCAAACGCGTCATCGGCGGGGAGCGCCAGCATCCTGCCAGCAACGCCCTATGGTTTTTCAGGCCGTCGGGAGACTGCCCCGATACCTGGTATAACCAAGGCAATACCGGGCGCTACAAAGCGCACTGCTTCTTCGCGCCGACCAGCGGCGACTGCCCGGACGTGTACTGA
- a CDS encoding DUF1980 domain-containing protein: MQPEYRTKAYHQLARSLIMGLFALYMTGLAKTDSLGQFVESGAYAGIKLSAIALYAMAACQLYAAISLLRGDDIQADCDCGAHSPGKAGPLQWAMYALFLLPLLLGMLPDQGSPAGWQQEKGIHDHGGSQPASPPSAPVPEEKADLQPSPHSRS; encoded by the coding sequence ATGCAGCCGGAATACCGTACGAAAGCCTATCACCAACTCGCCCGCTCCCTCATCATGGGCTTGTTCGCACTCTATATGACGGGTCTGGCCAAGACGGACTCGCTCGGCCAGTTCGTCGAATCCGGCGCATATGCGGGAATCAAGCTGTCGGCAATCGCGCTGTATGCCATGGCCGCATGCCAGCTGTACGCCGCGATCTCCTTGCTTCGAGGCGACGACATCCAGGCCGACTGCGATTGCGGCGCCCATTCGCCGGGTAAGGCGGGACCGCTTCAATGGGCGATGTACGCCCTTTTTCTTCTTCCCCTCCTGCTCGGCATGCTGCCCGATCAAGGCAGCCCGGCAGGCTGGCAGCAGGAGAAGGGAATCCACGATCACGGCGGCAGCCAGCCCGCTTCTCCCCCATCCGCTCCTGTTCCCGAAGAGAAAGCGGACCTGCAGCCGTCGCCGCATTCCCGTTCTTAA
- a CDS encoding MFS transporter has translation MRTAMWLYLFLFVAFFDLHAQYPILTPYAVSLGAAPSFIGLMMGMYSLTHLPGNIIAGFGIDRFGSRMFIVFSLLGAGVILLLQAQVTNPWQLLVLRSISGFVLAFLSPACSALLARMATNALQQGRLMSGSGFVHTLASVVSPAAGAFLVARIGFSSAFYLLGWILIGTSICALLFIRDRKETAMLPAGPRSLSHAPPKAALASAAAVPAGDSGGFPWIVFLLPVAISCSQGILSFELPLMSTTSEGMMRTGWLFSVVSAGGLITLSMLFLNRIPAFRRTLWGALLLAIAYFGIAAGFNAPLVSLLLVVGMAKGVIFPALSTLLIELSGTERYGRTFSILSIAFSIGAFLGPMIAGQVRHLVSPYYISFVFLMLAVAVLPFHGGGGRNRIPAAPSAQLPRTG, from the coding sequence GTGAGAACCGCCATGTGGCTGTACCTGTTTTTATTCGTCGCCTTTTTCGATCTGCATGCCCAATATCCCATCCTGACTCCGTACGCCGTCTCGCTGGGGGCCGCTCCGTCGTTCATCGGGCTGATGATGGGCATGTACTCCCTCACCCATCTGCCGGGCAACATCATCGCCGGCTTCGGCATCGACCGCTTCGGCAGCCGCATGTTCATCGTCTTCAGCCTGCTCGGAGCCGGCGTCATCCTCCTGCTGCAGGCTCAGGTCACGAATCCATGGCAGCTGCTCGTTCTCCGCTCGATCAGCGGCTTCGTCCTGGCCTTCCTGTCCCCTGCCTGCAGCGCCTTGCTGGCCAGAATGGCGACGAACGCTCTCCAGCAGGGCAGGCTGATGAGCGGCAGCGGCTTCGTCCACACGCTGGCGTCGGTCGTCTCGCCCGCTGCGGGGGCCTTTCTCGTAGCCCGGATCGGCTTCTCCAGCGCCTTCTACCTGCTGGGCTGGATCTTGATCGGCACGAGCATCTGCGCGCTTCTGTTCATCCGCGACCGCAAGGAGACGGCCATGCTCCCGGCGGGTCCCCGGTCCTTGAGCCACGCTCCGCCAAAAGCGGCGCTCGCTTCGGCGGCCGCCGTTCCCGCCGGCGATTCCGGCGGCTTCCCGTGGATCGTCTTCCTGCTTCCGGTCGCCATCAGCTGCTCGCAAGGCATTCTCAGCTTCGAGCTCCCGCTCATGTCCACCACTTCCGAGGGCATGATGCGAACCGGATGGCTGTTCTCGGTCGTAAGCGCGGGCGGCCTCATCACCTTGAGCATGCTGTTCCTGAACCGAATACCGGCTTTCCGCCGCACGCTCTGGGGCGCCCTGCTGCTGGCCATCGCCTACTTCGGCATCGCAGCCGGATTCAACGCCCCGCTCGTGTCGCTGCTTCTCGTCGTCGGCATGGCCAAAGGCGTCATCTTCCCCGCCCTCTCGACGCTGCTCATCGAGCTCAGCGGAACCGAGCGCTACGGCCGCACGTTCTCGATCCTGTCGATCGCCTTCTCCATCGGAGCTTTCCTCGGGCCAATGATCGCCGGCCAGGTCCGGCATCTCGTCTCGCCCTACTACATTTCCTTCGTTTTCCTCATGCTCGCTGTCGCTGTCCTTCCCTTCCACGGAGGGGGCGGCCGGAACCGGATTCCTGCGGCTCCATCCGCCCAATTGCCGAGGACTGGGTGA
- the trpS gene encoding tryptophan--tRNA ligase — protein MKKVLSGIQPSGQLTLGNYIGALQNFVKLQETHECYFMVVDLHAITVPQDPEALREQSKSIAAIYLAAGIDPERASIYMQSHVRAHAELGWILTTLTSMGELERMTQFKDKAAGKDSVGAGLFVYPSLMAADILVYNADLVPVGDDQKQHLELTRDLAQRFNSRFGDFFTVPEPYIPKVGARIMSLDDASKKMSKSNPNPGSFIALLDPPDVIRKKISRATTDSGREVLHDLSSKPEVSNLMGIYSQMSGLSLQEVEAKFEGQGYGPFKKDLAEQIIAVLEPLQERYRDIRSSGQLEDVLRRGAEKASAEADAIVAGVKERMGFLKP, from the coding sequence ATGAAGAAAGTCCTCTCGGGCATTCAGCCCAGCGGCCAGCTGACGCTGGGCAACTATATCGGCGCTTTGCAGAACTTCGTCAAGCTCCAGGAAACGCATGAATGCTACTTCATGGTCGTGGATCTTCACGCCATCACCGTGCCTCAAGACCCGGAAGCGCTGCGCGAGCAGTCCAAGTCGATCGCCGCGATCTACCTCGCCGCAGGCATCGATCCGGAGCGGGCGTCCATCTACATGCAGTCCCATGTGCGCGCTCACGCCGAGCTGGGCTGGATTCTGACGACGCTGACCTCGATGGGTGAGCTGGAGCGGATGACGCAGTTCAAGGACAAGGCAGCCGGAAAGGATTCCGTGGGCGCAGGCCTGTTCGTCTATCCGTCGCTGATGGCGGCGGACATCCTCGTCTACAACGCCGACCTCGTCCCGGTCGGAGACGACCAGAAGCAGCATCTGGAGCTGACCCGCGATCTGGCGCAGCGCTTCAACAGCCGCTTCGGCGATTTCTTCACCGTGCCCGAGCCCTATATCCCGAAGGTAGGCGCGCGCATCATGTCGCTTGACGACGCCTCCAAAAAAATGAGCAAAAGCAATCCGAATCCGGGCAGCTTCATCGCGCTGCTGGATCCGCCCGACGTCATCCGCAAAAAGATCAGCCGCGCCACGACGGATTCGGGCCGGGAAGTCCTGCACGACCTTTCCTCCAAGCCGGAGGTCAGCAATCTGATGGGCATCTACTCGCAGATGTCGGGCCTGTCTCTGCAAGAAGTAGAAGCGAAGTTCGAAGGACAGGGCTACGGTCCGTTCAAGAAAGACTTGGCCGAGCAGATCATTGCCGTCCTGGAGCCGCTGCAGGAGCGTTACCGCGATATCCGCAGCTCCGGTCAGCTGGAGGATGTGCTGCGCCGCGGCGCCGAGAAAGCTTCGGCCGAAGCCGATGCCATCGTTGCGGGCGTCAAGGAAAGAATGGGCTTCTTGAAGCCGTGA
- a CDS encoding alpha/beta-type small acid-soluble spore protein, with amino-acid sequence MASNNSGSNRLVVPGAKQALEQMKFEAAQELGVQIPADGYYGNVATRDAGSLGGYITKKLVQIAEQQLSGQQHR; translated from the coding sequence ATGGCAAGCAACAACAGCGGAAGCAACAGACTGGTCGTACCAGGTGCAAAACAAGCCCTTGAGCAAATGAAATTCGAAGCAGCACAAGAACTGGGTGTACAAATTCCAGCAGACGGATACTACGGCAACGTAGCAACCCGCGATGCAGGATCCCTCGGCGGCTACATCACGAAGAAACTCGTGCAAATCGCCGAGCAACAACTGTCGGGCCAACAACACCGCTAA
- a CDS encoding toprim domain-containing protein — MEEAVIIVEGKNDRSRLRRVLSEEVPILCTFGTPGSKQLETLRKQAGGSQVYIFTDNDPSGRRIRGILRDEFPDAEHIYTRRGYPGVEGTPEEYLLEQLLKAGFESELIFPDAGPEPRWSKEDGL, encoded by the coding sequence GTGGAAGAAGCCGTCATCATCGTCGAAGGCAAGAACGACCGGAGCCGCCTCCGGCGCGTGCTGTCGGAAGAAGTCCCGATCCTGTGCACCTTCGGCACTCCGGGCTCGAAGCAGCTGGAGACGCTGCGCAAGCAGGCCGGCGGCAGCCAGGTCTACATCTTCACCGACAACGATCCATCCGGCCGGCGCATCCGCGGCATCCTGCGCGACGAATTCCCGGACGCCGAGCATATCTATACCCGGCGCGGTTATCCCGGCGTCGAAGGAACTCCAGAGGAATATTTGCTGGAGCAGCTTCTCAAGGCGGGCTTCGAGTCCGAGCTCATCTTCCCCGATGCGGGACCGGAGCCTCGCTGGTCCAAAGAGGACGGGCTCTAG
- a CDS encoding alpha/beta-type small acid-soluble spore protein, which yields MAGSRTNRLVVPGCQAALEQMKFEAAQALGIQIPQDGYYGNMATRDAGSLGGYITKRLVEIAEQQLSGSAGRMR from the coding sequence ATGGCAGGATCCCGCACCAACCGCCTCGTCGTTCCAGGCTGCCAAGCAGCGCTTGAGCAAATGAAATTCGAAGCCGCGCAAGCACTCGGCATCCAAATCCCGCAAGACGGCTACTACGGCAATATGGCTACCCGCGATGCCGGTTCCCTTGGCGGCTACATAACGAAGCGCCTCGTTGAAATCGCCGAGCAGCAGCTCTCCGGCAGCGCAGGACGCATGCGCTGA
- a CDS encoding YjcZ family sporulation protein codes for MGGVWTSTGAILVLFILLVIIISSFCF; via the coding sequence GTGGGAGGAGTCTGGACTTCCACTGGCGCAATCCTCGTTCTGTTCATTCTGCTCGTTATCATCATCAGCAGCTTCTGCTTCTAA
- a CDS encoding AEC family transporter, producing the protein MALLGSILLHNIIPLCVMILIGVVLQRIFVLDIRTLSKLNFYLFSPAVIFKLLYTTDIPFSLIGQVLLFFGVFMAFQYALVEIVIRMRGFQGGMKAAMRNSVLFYNSANYGIPLNQLAFAANPFTLSIQVLIMMMQSLLPNTYGIYSVNAHKSSFRDIRRTILSQPVIYVIPLAFALRGFGVGMPVYLATPLDYVANAFIGTALLTLGVQLGSMKRGSGKGKTAELGLSLALRLAAGPALAALTVWLLGIDGLAAKALIVSSAVPTSLSSVLLAVEFDNEPEFSSQAVLFSTILSIGTVTAVIALLQI; encoded by the coding sequence ATGGCATTGCTCGGCTCGATCCTGCTTCACAACATCATTCCGCTATGCGTCATGATCCTGATCGGGGTCGTGCTGCAGCGGATTTTCGTGCTGGACATCCGCACGCTGTCCAAGCTGAACTTTTATCTCTTTTCGCCGGCCGTCATTTTCAAGCTTTTGTACACGACCGATATTCCGTTTTCGCTGATCGGCCAGGTGCTGCTGTTTTTCGGCGTGTTCATGGCGTTCCAGTACGCGCTTGTGGAGATCGTGATCAGGATGAGGGGATTCCAAGGGGGCATGAAGGCGGCGATGCGCAACAGCGTCCTGTTCTACAACAGCGCCAATTACGGCATTCCGCTCAACCAGCTGGCTTTCGCTGCGAATCCGTTCACGCTGTCGATCCAGGTGCTCATCATGATGATGCAGTCGCTGCTGCCGAACACATACGGCATCTACAGCGTCAATGCGCATAAAAGCAGCTTCCGCGACATCCGGCGCACGATTCTGTCGCAGCCGGTCATTTATGTGATTCCGCTCGCGTTTGCACTGCGCGGCTTCGGCGTCGGCATGCCGGTCTATCTCGCGACGCCGCTCGATTATGTGGCGAATGCGTTCATCGGGACGGCTCTGCTGACGCTCGGCGTGCAGCTCGGGAGCATGAAGCGCGGCAGCGGCAAGGGGAAGACGGCCGAACTGGGTCTTTCCCTGGCGCTTCGCCTGGCGGCGGGCCCGGCGCTGGCCGCCTTGACGGTCTGGCTGCTCGGCATCGACGGCCTCGCGGCCAAGGCGCTCATCGTGAGCTCGGCGGTGCCGACTTCGCTCAGCAGCGTGCTGCTGGCGGTCGAGTTCGACAACGAGCCGGAGTTCTCTTCGCAGGCGGTGCTGTTCTCGACGATCTTGAGCATCGGCACGGTGACAGCGGTCATTGCCCTGCTTCAGATTTAG
- a CDS encoding permease: protein MTPQRLVPLLTAAASIGAAAAAFAVVHRDAGISGADIQPFKTVFIGIILEALPFVLLGVLFSAILQVFVPDELIRRLMPSRPLPAILIAGLAGILFPLCECGMIPVVRRLIRKGMPASAGITYILAGPVVNPIVFYSTYSAFGSAPAMAFARTGLAYGVAVLTGILVWKSMRGNPLKADLASMYGAAPARRDELPASAGSRLVSMMGHASDEFFDMGKYLIFGAALAALFQTAVSRSMLEELGGSQLYSHLFLMGLGFLLSLCSTSDAFVAASFGGSFEHGALLAFLVFGPMIDIKSLMMLLASFRTRFVLTAAASAALLVLAGSWIAEALFLS from the coding sequence ATGACGCCTCAGCGCCTAGTTCCGCTCCTGACCGCAGCCGCCTCCATCGGAGCCGCCGCTGCCGCCTTTGCCGTCGTCCATAGAGATGCGGGAATATCGGGAGCCGATATCCAGCCGTTCAAAACGGTATTTATCGGCATCATCCTCGAGGCTCTTCCCTTCGTCCTGCTCGGAGTGCTCTTCTCCGCCATCCTGCAGGTGTTCGTGCCGGACGAGCTGATCCGCCGCCTGATGCCTTCGCGGCCGCTTCCAGCCATTCTGATCGCCGGGCTGGCCGGCATTCTGTTTCCGCTGTGCGAATGCGGCATGATTCCCGTCGTCCGCCGCCTCATCCGCAAAGGCATGCCTGCAAGCGCAGGCATCACGTACATCCTTGCCGGACCGGTCGTGAACCCGATCGTATTCTACTCCACGTACAGCGCCTTCGGGAGCGCGCCGGCAATGGCCTTCGCCCGGACCGGGCTCGCTTACGGCGTGGCCGTGCTGACCGGCATCCTCGTCTGGAAGTCCATGCGCGGCAATCCGCTCAAGGCCGATCTCGCTTCCATGTACGGCGCTGCGCCGGCTCGGCGTGACGAGCTTCCCGCATCAGCGGGCAGCAGGCTCGTCAGCATGATGGGCCATGCCTCGGACGAGTTTTTCGATATGGGCAAATACCTCATCTTCGGCGCCGCGCTTGCCGCCCTGTTCCAGACCGCGGTCAGCCGCTCCATGCTCGAAGAGCTCGGGGGCAGCCAGCTCTATTCGCATCTGTTCCTGATGGGGCTTGGCTTCCTGCTGTCGCTCTGCTCGACATCCGACGCCTTCGTCGCCGCTTCCTTCGGCGGCAGCTTCGAGCATGGCGCGCTGCTGGCGTTCCTCGTCTTCGGACCGATGATCGATATCAAAAGCCTGATGATGCTGCTCGCTTCGTTCCGCACCCGCTTCGTCCTTACGGCGGCAGCCTCCGCAGCGCTGCTGGTCTTGGCCGGCTCCTGGATCGCCGAAGCGCTGTTCTTGTCCTGA